The genomic window TGTTCTTCCAAATTGAGCTCTTTCCTTTACATATTTTACAGTTTCATCCAATGCACCTTGAGCAATTCCAAGTGCTTGAGAAGCTATACCGATACGTCCACCATCAAGGGTCATCATAGCTATTTTAAATCCTTTTCCAACAGCTCCTAATAGATTTTCTTTAGGGATTCTGCAATCTTCAAATATAAGTTCGCATGTAGCTGAGGCTTTTATTCCTAATTTTTTCTCTTTCTTTCCAATACTGAATCCATCTCTATCTGCTTCTACAATAAATGCAGTGATTCCCTTTAATCCTTTAGATTTATCGGTCATAGCAAATATAACATAAACATGTGCATACCCGGCATTGGTAATAAATATCTTAGAACCATTAAGTACCCACTCATTAGTTTCTTCATCTAAATAGGCAGTAGTCTGTTGTCCAGCAGCATCAGTTCCTGCATTTGGTTCAGTTAATCCAAATGCTCCAAGCCATTCACCGCTACACATCTTAGGTAAATATCTTTGTTTTTGTTCCTCTGTACCAAATTCATAGATAGGAGCCATTCCAAGTGATGTATGTGCAGATATAATTACACCTGTAGTTCCACAAGCTTTAGAAAGTTCTTCTACTACCATAGAATACATTAGGTTATCTCCACCTTCTCCACCATATTCTTTAGCGATAGGAATACCGAAAAGTCCTAATTTTCTCATTTTTTCCACTGTTTCAACTGGAAATCTTTCCTCTTCATCGATCTCACCAGCTATAGGTTTAACTTCTCTCTCTGTGAACTCACTGATCATCTTTTCCAATATTTTGTATTCTTCGTTCAATCCAAAATTCAATTTATGCCCCCCTTTTGTTACAAAAAGTTATTTTTTTCACTTTTATTATAAAAAAATTATTTATTACTAAGTTTATATAACTTTTTATTGCTGATGTCAATATTTTTTTTGAAAAAAAGTTATTTTTTTGAATAGTCACTCATTAAAAGTTGGGAGGTATGTTTTATGGAATAAAATTATTAATTTATAATATTTCGTTATAGTGTAAATAAAAATAGTTTATATGTACTATTTAATTACAGTTATATGTACTTTTTCAAAAGTTTTATTGTTGACTAAGTTGGAAAATGGTGGTAATATTCTATTGTTTATTGAATTAGTTCTCAAAAAAGAAAAGAAGCGTATGTATTCTTAATTATAGAATGGTTCCAGAAAAAAGTATTGTAAAATGTTTATAAAGTAGGAAAACTATAGTATATATTAGTGTTGAAGAAAAATTAAAAGAGGGGGTAAAAAATGAGATTAGAAGGAAAAGTGTGTGTAGTAACTGGTGGAGCTAATGGAATAGGTGCTGAAATGTCTAAATTATTTGCTAAAAATGGAGCAAAGGTAATAGCGGCAGATATGGGAGACTTAACTTATGCAGCAGAAAATGTTGAGGGATACAAACTTAATGTGACTGATCCAAAAGGTTGTGAGACATTATTTAATTTTGTATTGGAAAAATATGGAAAGATAGATGTTTTAGTAAATAATGCAGGGATAACTAGAGATGCACTTACTCATAAGATTACGGATGACATGTGGAATATGGTAATAGATGTTAATTTAAAAGGGGTATTTAATTTAACTAAATTTGTAGGACCTCACATGATGACTACAGGATCAGGATCTATAATCAATATTTCATCGGTAGTAGGAGAGTTTGGAAATGTAGGTCAGGCTAACTATGCAGCTACTAAGGCAGGAGTTATTGGTCTGACTAAAACATGGGCAAAAGAATTTGCTAGAAAAGGTGCAGCAGTAAGGGTAAATGCAATAGCTCCAGGCTATGTAATGACAGATATATTAAAGACTGTTCCTCAAGACTTATTGGATAAATTTGCTAAAAAAACAATGTTAGGTAGATTAGGTCAACCAGAAGAAGTAGCAAAGGTAGCATTATTTTTAGCAAGTGATGATGCCAGTTATGTAACTGGTCATACTCTCAGCACAAATGGTGGAATGAGATTATAGGTAAAAAAAAATGAAAAGTAGTTATAAAATTCACTTTATAGCTAGTGGGAATTTTTATAAGGGGTGTTGATATGTCAAAGGTATATATAGTTTCAGCTAAGAGAACTGCAGTAGGTGGATTTATGGGAAGTTTAAGTGGTCTAAAAGCCGCACAATTAGGCGGAACAGTTATAAAAAATATAATTGAAGAAACTAAGATAGATCCTAAAAATATAGATGAAGTAATCTTGGGGAATGTACTTTCAGCTGGACAGGGACAGGGAGTAGGGAGACAGGCTGCTATAG from Psychrilyobacter atlanticus DSM 19335 includes these protein-coding regions:
- a CDS encoding acyl-CoA dehydrogenase produces the protein MNFGLNEEYKILEKMISEFTEREVKPIAGEIDEEERFPVETVEKMRKLGLFGIPIAKEYGGEGGDNLMYSMVVEELSKACGTTGVIISAHTSLGMAPIYEFGTEEQKQRYLPKMCSGEWLGAFGLTEPNAGTDAAGQQTTAYLDEETNEWVLNGSKIFITNAGYAHVYVIFAMTDKSKGLKGITAFIVEADRDGFSIGKKEKKLGIKASATCELIFEDCRIPKENLLGAVGKGFKIAMMTLDGGRIGIASQALGIAQGALDETVKYVKERAQFGRTISKFQNTQFQLADMDTKVEASRLLVRKAAAKKDKKERYSVEAAMAKLFAAETAMEVTTKAVQLHGGYGYTRDYPVERMMRDAKITEIYEGTSEVQKMVIAGSLLK
- the fabG gene encoding 3-oxoacyl-ACP reductase FabG; this encodes MRLEGKVCVVTGGANGIGAEMSKLFAKNGAKVIAADMGDLTYAAENVEGYKLNVTDPKGCETLFNFVLEKYGKIDVLVNNAGITRDALTHKITDDMWNMVIDVNLKGVFNLTKFVGPHMMTTGSGSIINISSVVGEFGNVGQANYAATKAGVIGLTKTWAKEFARKGAAVRVNAIAPGYVMTDILKTVPQDLLDKFAKKTMLGRLGQPEEVAKVALFLASDDASYVTGHTLSTNGGMRL